AGCATATAACGCTTCAGCTCTTTTCAGCAGGGCATCCATCTGGGACTTGACACTGCTCGCCAGCACCTTTGCATCATTATTGTGGGGGTCAGCCTTAAGCGCCTTGTCAACATCCAGCTGAGCGGTACGCAGCTGATCATAGGTGATCTCGGCGCCTTGCAGCCGCTTGTGGCCCTGCTCAACAAAACGGGCGGCGGCACCGGAGCGGGCACTGGCCAGGACTGCCCGGTACTCCTGATTATCCTGTTCTTTGACAATCGCATCTTCGTACAGGGTAATGGCCTCATCAACCCGCCCCTGACGTTCCAGTTGTCGGCCAAGCTCAAAGCTCTCCTTGCCGGGATTGTTACAACCGGTAAGCAATACCACTATACCAAGTACCAACAGTATCCGTTTCATTTTACGCGCCCTCCTTTACTGGGGCGACCCTGCCACCTGGCCTGCACCTGCCCCGCTGAATAGCCGATAATCTTCAGTGAATCCTGCTCCAGCCCCAATGCGGCCAGCTCATCAATCACTTCCCTGAATCCACCAGTCACCTCGAGATCCAGACGCAGTTGCTGATCCCGATAGCCTCGGTCATGCACCTCTTCAATCTGCCCCACCTGCTCCTTCAAGGCATCCTGCAAGCGCTTGATATCTGTCTGGGGAATCATACTCACCGTCATACGCAATGTTCTCAAACCGGTCAGCCGCTTGGTCCAGGCCGCAATCATCTGACGTTGCAACCCCTCGCTCAACTCTGCGGCCGCCTTTTCAAAGGCTTCACTGGTTGCGGTCGCCGGATTGACATGCAGGGCCTGCTGTGTCGCGGTCACAGTGGCCAGCAGCTCCCCGCTGTCCACCTCAACGGCACGACAGGTAACCGTTACCTGCACCGGACGCAGATTGGTTCCGCTTAAGGCAGAGGTCGACCGGGCAGTGGCACGGCCGACAATCACAATTTCCGCCCCGCCTGCTGCGGCAGCACGAACCACGGCATCAGTCTGATCTCCCTGCTTGTTGACCGCTTCATGTTGCACTGCCAGCATGGCCTGACGATCAACCAGGGCATAGCCCCGCTTGCCCAGGCTTGAGACAAGACCGTTCTCCACCACACCGCCCGGAATGGCATTGCCAAAACCGTTCTGTTCCATCACCACCACGGCAATCCGTGGTTTTCCCATTTTTTTGATCAACAGGCCGGCATTATCCAGTCCCTGTTCCAGTTTATGGCGGGAAACCGAAGCAAAAACCAGGATACGAAAGGCATCGCCATCCACCTTTTCACCAAGAATCCGGTAGGTTTTGATGAACCCCTTACTCTTGGAAAAGATTTTATCGTTCAGCAGCTCCGAATCCTTGACCACCGTCTTCGACTCAAGTGCCACCCCCACAACCTGCTCGACAGCCCGTCTAAAGGCATTCTGCAGGGCCGCCTCGCGGGCCAGATCCTTGCGGTCCGCCACAATGGTGGCATACCCTTCAACCTCGACAACACCGGTTTGCTGATCTGCGGCGGCCATTCCCGCCGACAGTATCACAGCCAAAGAGAGCCCCAAGAACCGCCTCAGCAGCACAGCTACAGCAGCCTGAACTGTTGTGTTTTTCATGGGTCTTCTCCTTTCCATCTACGCCGGCAAGCACCGGGAATCTGTGTATTATTTCTCAAACAACTGCCTGATCAGATCACTCCGGTATCCGCGACGCTGCAAAAACCCGGCTACCCGCCGCAACTGTCGTTCATCAGCTGCCTGCGGATCAAACCCGGCATAACGGCGTTCAACCAGATGACGGGCACGTTCCAGCTCATCGCCATCAGCGGGTGATTCCCGCAAAACCTGATCAATCAGTTCCGGCGGTACTCCGCGGCGGCGTAACTCCTGCTGCAGGCGATAGCCGGTAAAACTCCCGTTCTGCCTCACTGCGGCTACCAGACGCTCGGCATAGCGCTGATCCTGCAGGTAACCTTCCCGGATCAGCCGTTCAACCGCCTGCTGCGCTTCTTCGGCAGCAAACCGTTTTTGTTGCAACTTACGTCGAAGGGCTGCACAGGTGTAATCCCGGCCGGTCAGCAGCCTGAGCGCTGCCAGATAGCAATCGCTGGGCTGGTTAGAACCGGTCAACGTCGAGTTTTTCCTCTTTCAGCACCTCGTCAACCTTCTCATCCTTGTTATCAAAATTATCCCAGGTTGCATCAGAAGTAGATGAGATACCGGAAACCTTGAGGGCAAAATCATCCGGATTGGAACTTTGCCGCAGCGCCTCTTCATACGTAATCAGCTTTGAGGTGAACAGCTTCATCAAGGACTGGTCAAAGGTCTGCATGCCATAGGAGACAAAGCCCTGTGCAATGGCATCCTTGATCTGCTTGGTCTTGTCCTTGTCGTCAATACACTCTTTCACCCGCGCAGTCCCCAGCAGCACTTCAACGGCGGGAACACGTCCCTTGCCATCGGCCCGCGGTACCAGGCGCTGAGAGATAATTCCCTTGATGATACTGGCCATCTGAATCCGCACCTGACGCTGGTGGTAGGGCGGGAAGACCGAGATAATCCGGTTGATGGTCTCAGGTGCATCCATGGTATGCAGGGTTGACATCACCAAATGGCCGGTCTCGGCGGCGGTCATGGCGGTTTCGATGGTCTCGTAGTCCCGCATCTCGCCCACCAGGATCACGTCCGGGTCCTGACGCAAGGCCCCCTTCAACGCACTTGAGAAAGTCGGCGTATCGGTACCCACCTCCCGCTGGCTGATAATACACTTGTTATCGCGATGCAGAAACTCCACCGGGTCCTCAATCGTGATGATGTTACAGGTCCGGTGGTTGTTGATATGATCGATCATGGCTGCCAGCGTGGACGATTTACCGGAGCCGGTGGTACCGGTCACCAGGATCAGCCCCCGTTCTTCAAGGCAGAGCTTCTGCAATACCGGTGGCAGATTCAGCTCCTCCATGGTCGGAATCTTCATCGAAATGGCCCGGAAGACCAGCGCAATAGTCCCCCGCTGTCGATAGCAGGCCACCCGGAAACGCCCCAGGCCCGGCACCGCATAGGCCATATCCACCTCGGAGTTCTCCTCGAAGATCCTCCGCTGGCGGTCATTCATCATCATGTTGGCGATGCTGCTGACCACATCAGGCCCCAGACGCTGGGCATTGGGGATCGGGTGCAGCTTGCCGTCAATCCGTACAATAGGCGGCAGACCGGTCTTGATATGTATATCTGAACCGCGCGCCTTGACGGCAATCGTGAGAATTTCGTTCAGCTCCACAGGGCACCTCCGAAATCCTGGTTGGTATTATTCAGCTTTTTCTTCCTTGGGTGCTGGTTTGATCAGTTCCATCAACCTGGCCTCAATCTCTGCCAGCATGACCGGATTTTCCTTCAGGAACTGACGGGAGTTTTCGCGACCTTGTCCGATCCGCTCTTTATTGTAGGAGAACCAGGCCCCGCTCTTGTCGATGATATTGCGATCCACCGCCAGATCCAGCACATCACCGGTACGGGAGATTCCTTCACCATAGAGGATATCAAACTCGGCCTCTTTAAAAGGTGGTGCGACCTTGTTCTTAACCACTTTGACCCTGGTACGGGAACCGATCACCTGATCCCCCTGCTTAAGGGTTGCGATCTTGCGGATGTCGAGCCTGACCGAGGCATAGAATTTCAATGCGTTACCACCGGTGGTGGTCTCCGGGTTACCAAACATCACACCGATCTTCATCCTGATCTGGTTGATAAAGATCACGCAGCAGTTGGATTTGGAGATAATGCCGGTTAGTTTGCGCAACGCCTGTGACATCAGACGGGCCTGCAGACCGACATGGGAGTCCCCCATCTCACCCTCGATCTCGGCCTTGGGTACCAGAGCCGCAACCGAGTCAATCACCAGCACGTCAATGGCACCGCTCCGTACCAGCGTTTCGGCAATCTCAAGCGCCTGTTCTCCGGTGTCCGGCTGGGAAACCAGCAGGTCATCGGTCTTTACCCCCAGCTTGCGGGCATAATTGATATCCAGGGCATGCTCTGCATCCACAAAAGCCGCAATACCGCCGCTTTTCTGGGCTTCAGCCACAATATGCAGGGCCAGGGTGGTCTTGCCGGAAGATTCAGGGCCATAGACCTCAATTACCCGGCCGCGGGGCACACCGCCCACCCCCAGGGCCAGATCGAGAGATATGGCTCCGGTTGAGATCGACTCTACACCGGGCAGCACCTCATCATTGCCGAGTCGCATGATGGCGCCTTTGCCAAACTGCTTTTCAATCTGGGAAAGTGCCAGCTCTATGGCCTTGTTTTTATCACTCACAGGAGTACCTCCTTGGTACGGAAAAAGTTTGGAAAGAGTTGCGAAACGTACCACATCAAAACAGTCAGCGGCAAGCTAATTTGGGGCAATTCAGGCCGTTTCAGGCACTACAAGCCGCTTTTTCAGCAAAAAAAGCGCCTGTTCCGTGGTTTGCAGCCGAACCGACTCACGTCCGCCCTGAAACTGGTACCGATCCGTCACACAGCCATCATGATCAGCAAGGGCGATGTAGACCGTCCCGACCGGTTTTTCCAGGGTACCGCCATCTGGTCCGGCAATACCGGTAACCGCCAGAGCCAGATCGCTACCGATTACCCTGCGAGCCCCCTCTGCCATGGCCCGGGCAACCGCTTCACTCACCGCACCATGCTGTTCAAGAAGCCCGCCGGGAACCTGCAACAACTGCTGTTTTATATCATTGTGGTAGGCCACGACCCCCCCTCTGAACCAGGCGGAACAGCCGGAGATTGTAGTAACCCGTTCTGCAATCATACCACCGGTGCAGGACTCTGCCAGGGCCAGGGTCATACCGGAGGCAAGAAACCGTGTTGCCAGCTCCTGCTCAGCGCTCATGGCAATACTCCCTACGGACGATCTGCTGCACCTTGCGCAATGCAAGCCCCCGTTCGCGGGCAATCCGACAACAGTCTTCATATTCTGGCTTACTGCCCTGCTGGCTGATCTTGAATCTTACTGTCCCCAGCGAGGTCTGACACACCTCAATCCGGCGCTGCTGCACAAGGCGCTGCATCTGCTGCAGCCGCACCCCCAAGGTACCGGTTTCTTTCATCACCAGTTGCACCATCCGGTCCTTCTGCTCAGGCCGGCAGAGTAGCGACAGCATCTGACCAGGCCGCTGCTTCTTCATCTGGATCGGCGTATGCCAGACATCCAGCGCCCCGGCCGCAAACAGTTGCTCCATGGTGTACCCCAGCTGCTCAGGAGTAACATCATCCAGATTGCAGCTCAGCTCAAGTATGGTCTCATGATCGGCCTGTTCTGGCAGTTCTCCCAGGAAACCGCGCAGGATGTTGGGGACATCCGCAAAATCCCTGCTCCCGGCTCCATGACCAACCTGTGAGATAATCATATGTGGCATGTTTGTAACCGGTTCTGCCAGGGCAGCCAGAATAGCCGCACCAGTAGGAGTTACCCGTTCCCCAGCTCCGCAATCGGCATGAACCGCCAGACCTTTCAGCAACTCCGCCGTTGCCGGCGCCGGTACCGGCAGACGGCCATGGGCGGTCTGCACAAAACCACCGCCCAGCGGTACTGCGGAACAGTAGACCCTATCCACCTTCAGCCAGTCCAGACCAATCGCCGTCCCCACAATATCCACTATGCTGTCAACCGCCCCCACTTCATGGAACTGCACCTGATCCACTGCCACCTGATGTGCTTTGGCTTCGGCCTCGGCCAGTTGCATAAAGATCTGTTGTGACAGATCCTTCACGCGGCCGGCAAGACTACTTGCAGCGATCATCTGCCTGATATCGGCATAACTCCGGTGATCGTGGTGGTCATGACGATGATGTCCGTGTTGATGGGGCAGATGTACCACAAAATGCCTGCCGGTCATGCCACCGCGTTGGACCTGTTCGTCACTCAGCACAAAGGCTTCATGCGGCAAACCAAGCCTGCCCAGCTCATTGTTCAGATGGGTTAACGGCACACCGAGATCCAGCAGGACGGCCACCGTCATATCACCGGCAATACCGGCGGTAGCATCAAAGTAGAGGATACGCATCTTAGACCCGATTCATCAGGCTGGCAGCACAGGCAGCGCCAAAGCCGTTATCAATATTCACGACGGTGACTCCGCTGGCGCAGGAATTGAGCATTCCCAACAGCGCAGCAATACCGCCAAACGATGCACCATACCCCACCGAAGTAGGTACTGCAATGACCGGCCGATCAACCAGCCCTCCCACCACCGACGGAAGCGCCCCTTCCATCCCGGCTACCACGATTAACACAGTTGCCGCACGTAGCAGCTCCATGCGGGACAACAGGCGATGAATCCCTGCCACTCCGACATCGCAGAGCAGCTCTGCCTGATTCCCCATAAAACGGGCCGTCACCAATGCCTCACTGGCCACCTGCAGATCTGAGGTACCGGCCGCCACAATCAGGATCGTACCACGCCCCTGCTCCCGCTTTGGTGTGGTTTCCAGGGTCAGGCAACGGGCCTCGGCATGGTAGAAGGAACGTGGAAACACCGCCAGCAGCTCCACTGCCCGCACCTCCTCCAGCCGGGTTACCAGCACATTACTGCCCCGAGCCACCATCGCCTCCATAATCCGGCCGATCTGTTCAACGGTCTTGCCCTGGCCGAATATCACCTCCGGTTGTCCTTGCCGCAGTACCCGATGATGATCAACCTGAGCAAACCCGAGATCTTCAAAAGGAAGATGGCGTAACCGTTCCAAACCCTGCTCCGGTGTTGTTGCCCCTGCCGCAACCGCCTGCAACAACGCCTGTAACTCCTCGAGAACCATCAGCAGCTCCTGTTCTGTTTCCCGTTTTATTGTGCCTGTCTCACTCTTATAACACGCTCCCTCTTTTTTTCCATCCGTACTGCACCGCCATTCAGTTTACTGATACGAAAACAACATGTTATCCCACCAAAGCAGTAGACTTACCATTTGCTTTCTGCTACATCTTGATGACCAGAAACATCGGAAAGGAAGGACAGAAGAATGGGTAAGACCACTGCAGAAAAGATTTTCGCCGCCCATCTGGTGGATGAGCCGTTCAGCGGCACCAAGGTGCTGAAGCTGGATGTGGTGCTTTGCCACGAAATTACCACCCCGATTGCCATTGCCGACCTGATTGAACGTGGTAAAGACCGTGTCTTTGATCCAACCAGAATCAAGGCAGTTATTGACCACGTCACTCCCTCAAAGGATTCCAAGACTGCTACCCAGGCCAAGATTTTACGTGACTGGGCCCGCCGCCAGCAGATCAAGGATTTCTTTGACGTTGGTGCCAACGGCGTATGCCATGCCCTGTTCCCGGAAAAAGGCTTTATCCGTCCCGGCAACACCGTGATCATGGGTGATTCTCACACCTGTACCCATGGTGCCTTTGGTGCCTTTGCCGCCGGTGTTGGCACCACTGACCTGGAAGTTGGTATCCTGAAAGGTGTCTGCGCCTTCCGTGAACCCAAGACAATTCGCATCAATGTAAACGGAGATCTCCCCAAAGGTGTCTATGCCAAGGATGTCATACTGACCCTGATCGGCAAGATCGGTGTTAATGGTGCCACCGACCGGGTGATTGAGTTCCGCGGCACCACCATTGACGCCATGACGATGGAATCCCGCATGACGCTCTGTAACATGGCCATTGAGGCGGGCGGCACCTCCGGCATCTGTATGCCTGACATGACCACCGTGGAATACCTCTGGCCGTTTATTCAGGGTGAGTTTGCCTCCAAGGAGGCTGCGCTGGCTGACTATCAGAAGTGGGCTTCAGATGCTGACGCCACCTATGAGCAGACCATTGAGATTGATGCTGCTGCACTGGTACCGGTTGCCACCTTTAACTTTAAACCGGATCAGGTTAAGGCGGTTACGGAGTTCACCGACAGCAGGGTTGATCAGATCTACCTTGGATCCTGTACCAATGGCCGTCTCGAAGACCTGCGGATTGCTGCTCAGATCCTGAAGGGCAACAAGCTGGCGGAGCATGTGCGTGGTATTCTGTCTCCGGCAACTCCAAAGATCTACCGTGATGCCATGAAAGAAGGGTTGATTGATATCTTCCTTGATGCCGGTTTCTGTGTCACCAACTCCACCTGCGGGGCCTGTCTGGGGATGAGTAACGGCGTGTTGGCCGATGGCGAGGTCTGCGCCTCCACCACCAACCGCAACTTCAACGGCCGGATGGGCAAAGGCGGCATGGTACACCTGATGTCGCCGGCCACCGCAGCGGCAACCGCCATTGAGGGCAAGATTGCCGATCCACGCAAATATCTTTAATTTTTGACGGTATAAAGGAGCAAGCGCTATGAAAACCTTCGGAGGGCCGGTTCTGTTTCTGGATCGTGCCGATATCAATACTGACGAAATCATTCCGGCAAAGTATCTGACCGAGATCACCAAGCAGGATCTGAAACCGTACATGCTTGAAGACCTCAAGCTGGACGGATTTGACCCCAAAGGCGAGAAAACCCTGAAAGCGCGGGTCGTCGTATCACGCGAGAATTTCGGGTGCGGCTCTTCACGCGAACATGCCCCCTGGGTTTTTGAGGTTAACAACATCACCGCGGTTGTTGCAGAGTCTTTTGCCCGGATCTTCCGCCAGAATATGTTCAACTGTGGCATGGCTGCCATCGAACTGCCCAAGACAGATCTGGACCGGATTTTTTCCCACGCCCAAGATGCTGACGCAACCATGAGCATCGATATCGAGGCTCAAACCCTGACCCTGTCTGCTGGCGGTACGCAGCTGGCCTTTAACTTCGAGCTATCCCCCTTTGACAAGGCCCTGGTTCTGGCAGGTGGCTGGGTTGATTATGCCGACACAAAATATTGACAGGTTGCACGTATACACTTTTAGCACCCAGAACACTTGATTTTTTTATAACCGGAATGCAATACTTACATCCACTATAGCAGATGGAGGGTTGATTATGTTTGGATTTGGCATGCCGGAACTGATTGTTATTCTGGTGATTGTACTGGTGGTCTTCGGGGCAGGACGTCTGCCTGAGATCGGTGCTGCCTTTGGCAAAAGTATCAAGAACTTCAAGAATGCCACTGAAGGCAAGGATGAGATTGAGATAAAGCCCAAGAAGGATGACGAGCACAAGGCCTAGTCACTCAGCTCATACCAATACCACCCTTTACTGATAGCCGGCACCCCTGCCGGCTGTCTCTTTTTACAAGCTCTGCATCGATACGGTTTAAGACTTCAAGTTTGCGACGCGACCAGTCCGGCGCGACCAGCTCACTGCGCCCATCACCCATCAGACGATGAATCATGATCTTCGGATCAAGCAGTTCAAGCGCATCAACCACCAGCGCAACATACTCATCGCGGGTCATCAATGGCAGGTCACCCGTTCGGTACTCCTGCTCAAGCTGGCTGCCTTTCAGAACATGCAGGTGATGCAGTTTAACCCCATCCACCCCCAGACGATTCAACTCCTCCACCGAAGCCAGCATCTGTTCGCGAGACTCTCCGGGCAATCCCAATATCAGATGGGCACAGATGCGCAATTTCTTCTGCTTGCAACGATTGACCGCCTCAACAAAGCAGGCGTGATCATGTCCACGGTTGATCGCCTGCAGGGTCTGGTCATGCATGGTTTGCATGCCTAATTCCAGCCAAAGATAGGTTCGCCGGTTAAGCTCAGCAAGCATGTCAAGCACGCTATCCGGCAGACAATCAGGGCGCGTGCCGATGATAAGCCCGACCATATCCGCATCAGCAAGGGCCGCTTCATAGAGCAGCCGCAAATCGTCTGCAGCAGCATAGGTGTTACTGTAGGCCTGGAAATAAGCCAGAAACTTTTCAGCCCTGAACTTTTTCACCAGGTATTCTTTACTCTTCTGCAACTGCAGGTGTAACGGCAGTTCAGTAGGCACACCTACCGCTGCAGCACCTCGATCACCGCAAAAGGTGCAGCCACCAGTACCCAGACTGCCGTCACGGTTGGGACAACTGAAACCGGCAGCCAGTGAGACCCGCTGTACACGGCAGCCAAATCGTGTGCGCAGCTCATCCGTAAAGGTTGTATAACGTTTAGTAGTCATGGCAATAAAAAAGGAGCGACATCGCTGCCGCTCCCGTATACCTCACTCTGCTATGCTCGCTTACTTACGGGCAGCCTTACCGGCCACCTGCATCCGGATCAGGGCACGTTCAAGAGCAGCTTCATACACCTTGAACTGCTTGTCTTCCGGAGTCAACTTCTTAAGCGCATCCTCGGCACGGCCAAGCGCTGCTTTGGCACGCTCGAGATCGATCTCGTCGGAGCGTTCGGCAGTCTCAACCAGGACAATGATCTTGTCGTCCTGCACCTCGAAGTAGCCCCAGTTGAGTGCCATGCTGACAGCCTGGCCATCTTTCTTGTAGCAAAGCTCACCGATATTGAGTGACGTCAGGAAAGGGGCATGACCCGGCAGTACACCGAACTCACCCATTTTTCCGGTCGCTGTCACTTCATCGACCAACTCATCAAGCACCTTGCTGTAGGGTGTGACTATTTCAAGCTTCATCTTTTCAGCCATTGTATGGAGCTCCGTTGGGGCAGAGGTTCTGCCCTGCCAGGTAGTAAATTATACAGCTGCCAGTTTAGCGGCTTTTTCAATCGCCTCTTCAATGGAACCGACCATGTAGAAGGCCTGCTCAGGGAGGTTGTCATGCTTACCCGCAACGATTTCCTGGAAGCCCTTGATGGTGTCCTTCAGCTCAACATACTTACCCGGGGAGCCGGTAAAGGCCTCGGCTACGTGGAACGGCTGGGACAGGAAGCGCTGAATCTTACGGGCACGGGCAACGACCAGCTTATCCTCTTCGGACAGTTCGTCCATACCAAGAATGGCGATGATATCCTGAAGATCCTTGTACTTCTGCAGCACGTATTGTACCGAACGGGCAACCGCATAATGCTCTTCACCGATGACCTGCGGATCCAGAATCCGTGAAGTGGAGTCCAGC
Above is a window of Trichlorobacter lovleyi SZ DNA encoding:
- a CDS encoding flagellar assembly protein T N-terminal domain-containing protein, which translates into the protein MKNTTVQAAVAVLLRRFLGLSLAVILSAGMAAADQQTGVVEVEGYATIVADRKDLAREAALQNAFRRAVEQVVGVALESKTVVKDSELLNDKIFSKSKGFIKTYRILGEKVDGDAFRILVFASVSRHKLEQGLDNAGLLIKKMGKPRIAVVVMEQNGFGNAIPGGVVENGLVSSLGKRGYALVDRQAMLAVQHEAVNKQGDQTDAVVRAAAAGGAEIVIVGRATARSTSALSGTNLRPVQVTVTCRAVEVDSGELLATVTATQQALHVNPATATSEAFEKAAAELSEGLQRQMIAAWTKRLTGLRTLRMTVSMIPQTDIKRLQDALKEQVGQIEEVHDRGYRDQQLRLDLEVTGGFREVIDELAALGLEQDSLKIIGYSAGQVQARWQGRPSKGGRVK
- a CDS encoding regulatory protein RecX, whose amino-acid sequence is MTGSNQPSDCYLAALRLLTGRDYTCAALRRKLQQKRFAAEEAQQAVERLIREGYLQDQRYAERLVAAVRQNGSFTGYRLQQELRRRGVPPELIDQVLRESPADGDELERARHLVERRYAGFDPQAADERQLRRVAGFLQRRGYRSDLIRQLFEK
- a CDS encoding type IV pilus twitching motility protein PilT; protein product: MELNEILTIAVKARGSDIHIKTGLPPIVRIDGKLHPIPNAQRLGPDVVSSIANMMMNDRQRRIFEENSEVDMAYAVPGLGRFRVACYRQRGTIALVFRAISMKIPTMEELNLPPVLQKLCLEERGLILVTGTTGSGKSSTLAAMIDHINNHRTCNIITIEDPVEFLHRDNKCIISQREVGTDTPTFSSALKGALRQDPDVILVGEMRDYETIETAMTAAETGHLVMSTLHTMDAPETINRIISVFPPYHQRQVRIQMASIIKGIISQRLVPRADGKGRVPAVEVLLGTARVKECIDDKDKTKQIKDAIAQGFVSYGMQTFDQSLMKLFTSKLITYEEALRQSSNPDDFALKVSGISSTSDATWDNFDNKDEKVDEVLKEEKLDVDRF
- the recA gene encoding recombinase RecA, yielding MSDKNKAIELALSQIEKQFGKGAIMRLGNDEVLPGVESISTGAISLDLALGVGGVPRGRVIEVYGPESSGKTTLALHIVAEAQKSGGIAAFVDAEHALDINYARKLGVKTDDLLVSQPDTGEQALEIAETLVRSGAIDVLVIDSVAALVPKAEIEGEMGDSHVGLQARLMSQALRKLTGIISKSNCCVIFINQIRMKIGVMFGNPETTTGGNALKFYASVRLDIRKIATLKQGDQVIGSRTRVKVVKNKVAPPFKEAEFDILYGEGISRTGDVLDLAVDRNIIDKSGAWFSYNKERIGQGRENSRQFLKENPVMLAEIEARLMELIKPAPKEEKAE
- a CDS encoding CinA family protein; the encoded protein is MSAEQELATRFLASGMTLALAESCTGGMIAERVTTISGCSAWFRGGVVAYHNDIKQQLLQVPGGLLEQHGAVSEAVARAMAEGARRVIGSDLALAVTGIAGPDGGTLEKPVGTVYIALADHDGCVTDRYQFQGGRESVRLQTTEQALFLLKKRLVVPETA
- the larC gene encoding nickel pincer cofactor biosynthesis protein LarC, which gives rise to MRILYFDATAGIAGDMTVAVLLDLGVPLTHLNNELGRLGLPHEAFVLSDEQVQRGGMTGRHFVVHLPHQHGHHRHDHHDHRSYADIRQMIAASSLAGRVKDLSQQIFMQLAEAEAKAHQVAVDQVQFHEVGAVDSIVDIVGTAIGLDWLKVDRVYCSAVPLGGGFVQTAHGRLPVPAPATAELLKGLAVHADCGAGERVTPTGAAILAALAEPVTNMPHMIISQVGHGAGSRDFADVPNILRGFLGELPEQADHETILELSCNLDDVTPEQLGYTMEQLFAAGALDVWHTPIQMKKQRPGQMLSLLCRPEQKDRMVQLVMKETGTLGVRLQQMQRLVQQRRIEVCQTSLGTVRFKISQQGSKPEYEDCCRIARERGLALRKVQQIVRREYCHER
- the larB gene encoding nickel pincer cofactor biosynthesis protein LarB encodes the protein MVLEELQALLQAVAAGATTPEQGLERLRHLPFEDLGFAQVDHHRVLRQGQPEVIFGQGKTVEQIGRIMEAMVARGSNVLVTRLEEVRAVELLAVFPRSFYHAEARCLTLETTPKREQGRGTILIVAAGTSDLQVASEALVTARFMGNQAELLCDVGVAGIHRLLSRMELLRAATVLIVVAGMEGALPSVVGGLVDRPVIAVPTSVGYGASFGGIAALLGMLNSCASGVTVVNIDNGFGAACAASLMNRV
- a CDS encoding 3-isopropylmalate dehydratase large subunit, yielding MGKTTAEKIFAAHLVDEPFSGTKVLKLDVVLCHEITTPIAIADLIERGKDRVFDPTRIKAVIDHVTPSKDSKTATQAKILRDWARRQQIKDFFDVGANGVCHALFPEKGFIRPGNTVIMGDSHTCTHGAFGAFAAGVGTTDLEVGILKGVCAFREPKTIRINVNGDLPKGVYAKDVILTLIGKIGVNGATDRVIEFRGTTIDAMTMESRMTLCNMAIEAGGTSGICMPDMTTVEYLWPFIQGEFASKEAALADYQKWASDADATYEQTIEIDAAALVPVATFNFKPDQVKAVTEFTDSRVDQIYLGSCTNGRLEDLRIAAQILKGNKLAEHVRGILSPATPKIYRDAMKEGLIDIFLDAGFCVTNSTCGACLGMSNGVLADGEVCASTTNRNFNGRMGKGGMVHLMSPATAAATAIEGKIADPRKYL
- a CDS encoding 3-isopropylmalate dehydratase small subunit, with the protein product MKTFGGPVLFLDRADINTDEIIPAKYLTEITKQDLKPYMLEDLKLDGFDPKGEKTLKARVVVSRENFGCGSSREHAPWVFEVNNITAVVAESFARIFRQNMFNCGMAAIELPKTDLDRIFSHAQDADATMSIDIEAQTLTLSAGGTQLAFNFELSPFDKALVLAGGWVDYADTKY
- a CDS encoding twin-arginine translocase TatA/TatE family subunit; amino-acid sequence: MFGFGMPELIVILVIVLVVFGAGRLPEIGAAFGKSIKNFKNATEGKDEIEIKPKKDDEHKA
- a CDS encoding TIGR01212 family radical SAM protein (This family includes YhcC from E. coli K-12, an uncharacterized radical SAM protein.), with the translated sequence MTTKRYTTFTDELRTRFGCRVQRVSLAAGFSCPNRDGSLGTGGCTFCGDRGAAAVGVPTELPLHLQLQKSKEYLVKKFRAEKFLAYFQAYSNTYAAADDLRLLYEAALADADMVGLIIGTRPDCLPDSVLDMLAELNRRTYLWLELGMQTMHDQTLQAINRGHDHACFVEAVNRCKQKKLRICAHLILGLPGESREQMLASVEELNRLGVDGVKLHHLHVLKGSQLEQEYRTGDLPLMTRDEYVALVVDALELLDPKIMIHRLMGDGRSELVAPDWSRRKLEVLNRIDAELVKRDSRQGCRLSVKGGIGMS
- a CDS encoding F0F1 ATP synthase subunit epsilon; its protein translation is MAEKMKLEIVTPYSKVLDELVDEVTATGKMGEFGVLPGHAPFLTSLNIGELCYKKDGQAVSMALNWGYFEVQDDKIIVLVETAERSDEIDLERAKAALGRAEDALKKLTPEDKQFKVYEAALERALIRMQVAGKAARK